A single region of the Aquarana catesbeiana isolate 2022-GZ linkage group LG07, ASM4218655v1, whole genome shotgun sequence genome encodes:
- the LOC141103713 gene encoding uncharacterized protein: MEDHSLSKYIPSYGDRIALFNFCRRSEPLSKRKMGLFEKLRNKMKLRKTQPEKSLLSKDHDEAEIEPKKKLSVTRMIEVGWINEVKGTLKQVRTKQGGGTRKVKMSKEAGKTEILHEAKKLFFPNGNSPRGKESLFTFDVCDFQQNPLSDDITIGKMYELVKLSVLRFYLKTVIKADTEGGDSTYFPSLPTSVCVGATQSEHYSTNNTPVLIENILMEEGDIAVQASALGELTNSDNEINFGPLDTSDEILESTLLWLSPSPAENEEEYTLTIHHANCLTDMITAFSNPEILRQNIHVRRLFPDGSEEPACGSGVMRDTLCHFWEEFYERCTLGNSCKVPFIRHDFTYETWKAIARIILKGYKDCGYLPIKLALPFMHEVLFGSIYADIIEYFFEYVSYSEKETLATALDTFSAVDEAELMDVLDDYGCRRKVTSTSYRATLFEIAHKELIQKPMFVIDAWKEILQEMQFITVDLLSQQYTELQPTCQKVLKQLEFPIAMSPKENEVSKYLKKYIRELTKSNLCKFLRYCTGSDLNMPGIIYVQFEEMPSFSRRPIARTCGRVLHLSENYENYPDFRSEFNGILDCNIWVMEIV, encoded by the coding sequence ATGGAAGACCATTCGCTTTCAAAGTATATTCCATCATATGGAGACAGAATAGCTCTGTTCAACTTCTGTAGGCGATCAGAGCCACTGTCAAAGCGCAAAATGGGCCTTTTTGAAAAATTACGTAACAAAATGAAACTTAGAAAAACCCAACCTGAAAAAAGTCTTCTAAGTAAAGACCATGATGAAGCAGAGATTGagcctaaaaaaaaattgtctgtaaCTCGGATGATTGAAGTAGGTTGGATTAATGAAGTGAAAGGGACACTTAAACAAGTCAGAACTAAACAAGGTGGCGGAACCAGAAAGGTTAAAATGTCTAAGGAGGCTGGAAAGACTGAAATACTACAtgaagcaaaaaaacttttttttcctaatGGAAATTCACCAAGAGGAAAAGAATCCCTTTTTACATTTGATGTCTGTGACTTCCAGCAAAATCCTCTTTCTGATGACATTACAATAGGCAAAATGTATGAGCTTGTAAAACTTTCTGTTCTGCGTTTTTACCTGAAAACTGTTATTAAAGCTGATACTGAAGGAGGAGACTCTACCTACTTTCCTTCATTACCCACATCAGTTTGTGTTGGGGCGACTCAAAGTGAGCATTATTCCACAAATAACACACCAGTTTTGATTGAAAATATACTGATGGAAGAAGGTGATATAGCTGTGCAAGCTTCTGCCCTTGGAGAGCTAACCAACAGTGATAATGAAATTAATTTTGGTCCACTAGACACCTCTGATGAAATATTAGAAAGCACTCTTCTATGGTTATCTCCGAGTCCTGCTGAAAATGAAGAGGAATACACGTTAACTATTCACCATGCTAACTGTCTGACCGATATGATCACTGCTTTTAGTAATCCCGAAATTTTAAGGCAAAACATTCATGTAAGACGTCTGTTTCCAGACGGCTCAGAAGAACCTGCATGTGGGTCAGGTGTCATGAGAGATACATTGTGTCATTTTTGGGAGGAATTTTATGAGCGGTGTACTTTAGGAAACAGTTGTAAAGTACCATTCATAAGGCACGACTTTACATATGAAACATGGAAAGCAATTGCCAGAATCATCCTGAAAGGTTACAAAGATTGTGGGTACCTTCCTATAAAACTTGCGCTTCCGTTCATGCATGAAGTCTTATTTGGAAGTATTTATGCTGACATAATTGAATATTTCTTTGAGTATGTCAGCTATTCCGAAAAAGAAACCCTCGCCACGGCTCTGGACACGTTTTCAGCAGTTGATGAAGCAGAACTTATGGATGTTCTTGATGATTATGGATGTCGACGTAAAGTAACATCGACCAGTTACAGAGCTACACTGTTTGAGATAGCACACAAAGAATTAATACAAAAACCAATGTTTGTCATTGATGCCTGGAAAGAGATATTACAGGAAATGCAGTTTATTACAGTCGACCTATTATCACAACAATACACAGAACTCCAGCCAACATGTCAAAAAGTTCTGAAGCAGTTAGAATTCCCTATTGCCATGTCGCCAAAGGAAAATGAGGTATCAAAATATCTTAAAAAATACATTAGAGAACTCACTAAAAGCAATTTGTGTAAGTTTCTGAGGTACTGCACTGGCAGTGATTTAAATATGCCTGGGATCATCTACGTGCAATTTGAAGAAATGCCTAGTTTTTCCAGAAGGCCTATTGCCCGTACATGTGGTAGGGTCCTGCATCTTTCTGAAAACTATGAAAATTACCCTGATTTTCGATCAGAATTTAATGGCATACTGGATTGCAATATTTGGGTAATGGAAATTGTCTGA